The proteins below are encoded in one region of Ferruginibacter lapsinanis:
- a CDS encoding GNAT family N-acetyltransferase — MITLEPFERTDFERLINWIDTEEILVQFGGPIFSFPLTIEQLEAYTNDKQRLSFKVVDQSSKTPIGHAELFPSDDNKTMKICRILIGDKQKRGQGLGQQIINELLKISFITLGKERAELNVYDWNTSAIKCYEKVGFTINPDKIFTSTVKENTWTAINMTIDKQHWIS; from the coding sequence ATGATAACACTTGAACCATTTGAAAGAACAGATTTTGAAAGATTGATTAATTGGATCGATACCGAAGAAATATTGGTTCAATTCGGCGGACCAATATTTTCATTCCCACTAACAATAGAACAATTGGAAGCCTATACAAATGACAAACAAAGACTTTCCTTTAAGGTGGTAGACCAATCAAGTAAAACACCTATCGGGCACGCCGAACTTTTTCCGTCAGACGATAACAAGACAATGAAAATTTGCAGGATCCTCATTGGCGACAAACAAAAACGTGGACAAGGACTTGGTCAGCAAATAATAAATGAGTTATTGAAAATATCATTCATAACACTTGGCAAAGAAAGAGCAGAACTCAATGTGTACGACTGGAATACAAGCGCCATCAAGTGTTATGAAAAAGTTGGCTTTACCATAAATCCGGATAAAATATTTACATCAACCGTAAAAGAAAATACCTGGACAGCCATAAATATGACCATCGACAAACAACATTGGATAAGCTAA
- a CDS encoding VOC family protein — MALINPHINFNGNAEEAFTFYRSVFGGEFAKVVRLKDLAGAEFPVAESDENKIMHIALPIGKTNVLMGNDVPEFLGKVNERENRSKISISAESKEEADKLFNGLSAGGEIEVPISDSPWGSYFGMFRDKYGIEWMVDFDPKYKGKV; from the coding sequence ATGGCACTAATTAATCCTCATATCAACTTCAACGGCAATGCCGAAGAAGCTTTTACGTTTTACAGATCCGTATTTGGCGGAGAGTTTGCAAAAGTGGTTCGTTTAAAAGATCTGGCAGGCGCCGAATTTCCTGTAGCAGAAAGTGACGAAAACAAGATCATGCACATTGCCTTGCCCATAGGAAAAACTAATGTATTGATGGGAAATGATGTACCGGAATTCCTGGGAAAAGTAAACGAAAGAGAGAACAGAAGTAAAATTTCAATCAGTGCAGAAAGCAAGGAAGAAGCGGATAAATTATTTAACGGACTTTCGGCTGGTGGAGAAATTGAAGTACCTATTTCAGACAGCCCCTGGGGGTCATATTTTGGCATGTTCAGAGACAAATACGGCATTGAATGGATGGTAGACTTTGACCCGAAGTATAAGGGAAAAGTATAA
- a CDS encoding ArsR/SmtB family transcription factor, translating to MNLRRDVFQAIADPTRRAILLLVASQSMTAGAIAANFDTARPTVSKHLQILTECELLTPTQSGREISYHINAKKMKEVSDFIEPFRKMWDDRFNKLESVMKKYKSK from the coding sequence ATGAATTTAAGAAGAGATGTATTTCAGGCCATCGCAGACCCTACAAGAAGGGCCATACTGCTGTTGGTGGCGTCACAATCAATGACAGCGGGTGCCATAGCAGCCAACTTCGATACGGCAAGGCCAACCGTTTCTAAACACCTGCAAATACTCACCGAATGCGAATTGCTTACTCCCACGCAAAGCGGCAGAGAGATCTCCTATCACATCAATGCAAAAAAAATGAAAGAAGTTTCCGACTTCATTGAGCCATTCCGTAAAATGTGGGACGACCGGTTCAACAAATTAGAATCAGTAATGAAAAAATACAAAAGCAAATAA
- a CDS encoding SRPBCC family protein has translation MELKTKIHAEDGKQDLLITREFELPLELLFKAYVEPDIVEQWMGTKVLKLENKRHGSYQFETTDPKGNKHGFNGVIHEFVPNQKITRTFEMENTPFPVQLEFLAFEKLTDDTSKLTMQIIYRSIESRNQMLQLPFAQGINMAHARLQDIVNKLK, from the coding sequence ATGGAACTGAAAACAAAGATACATGCTGAAGATGGCAAACAGGATCTGCTGATAACAAGAGAATTTGAGCTGCCGCTGGAATTATTATTTAAAGCATATGTGGAGCCGGACATCGTTGAACAATGGATGGGAACAAAAGTGTTGAAACTGGAAAATAAAAGACACGGCAGTTATCAATTTGAAACAACCGATCCTAAGGGAAACAAACATGGCTTCAATGGAGTGATACATGAGTTTGTTCCCAATCAGAAAATCACACGAACATTTGAAATGGAGAACACGCCTTTTCCTGTTCAGCTCGAATTCTTAGCGTTTGAAAAACTCACCGACGATACCAGCAAACTTACTATGCAGATCATATATAGATCGATAGAATCGAGGAACCAGATGCTGCAACTGCCTTTTGCGCAAGGCATCAATATGGCACATGCCCGGTTACAAGACATCGTAAACAAATTAAAATAA
- a CDS encoding DoxX family protein gives MTKRNKIIYWVATLWLALGMVSTGIVQLIKMKEEVAMFTHLGYPIYLLTILAIWKFLGVIAVLVPKFPLLKEWAYAGFFFAMSGAIFSHIAVGDGTKEFFGPTLLLILTMISWYFRPADRKIISVNFNK, from the coding sequence ATGACAAAAAGAAATAAGATCATCTATTGGGTTGCTACGCTATGGCTTGCTTTAGGGATGGTATCAACCGGAATAGTGCAGCTAATTAAAATGAAAGAAGAAGTGGCCATGTTTACTCATTTAGGCTACCCTATTTATTTACTCACTATACTGGCCATCTGGAAATTCCTGGGAGTAATAGCAGTCCTTGTTCCTAAATTCCCTTTGTTAAAAGAATGGGCCTATGCAGGATTCTTCTTCGCTATGTCGGGTGCTATCTTTTCTCATATAGCTGTTGGTGATGGTACTAAAGAATTTTTCGGACCAACATTATTACTGATTCTAACAATGATATCCTGGTATTTCAGACCGGCGGATAGAAAAATAATTTCAGTTAATTTTAATAAATGA
- a CDS encoding YdeI/OmpD-associated family protein — protein sequence MNPKVDFYFSKDKWQQEIGLLRKIVLDCGLIEELKWGSPCYTFDKRNIVLIHVFKEYCAVLFFKGALLKDTGHILIQQTANVQAARQIRFTNVKDIVKIKATLKAYIYEAIEVEKAGLKVTLKKTSEFNIPEEFQQQLNKKAGLKKAFNALTPGRQRAYIFYFSQPKQSKTREARVEKCIPDILNGKGLND from the coding sequence ATGAACCCCAAGGTTGATTTCTATTTTAGCAAAGACAAATGGCAGCAAGAGATCGGCTTATTGCGAAAGATCGTTCTCGACTGTGGACTCATTGAAGAATTGAAATGGGGCTCTCCTTGTTACACTTTTGATAAACGCAATATTGTTTTAATACACGTATTTAAAGAGTACTGTGCAGTATTGTTTTTCAAAGGAGCATTATTAAAAGATACCGGGCATATACTGATACAACAAACAGCAAACGTGCAGGCAGCACGGCAGATACGCTTCACCAATGTGAAGGATATCGTTAAAATAAAAGCTACCCTTAAAGCTTATATTTATGAAGCCATTGAAGTAGAAAAAGCCGGCTTAAAAGTAACTTTAAAAAAGACGTCGGAATTCAATATCCCTGAAGAATTCCAACAACAGTTAAATAAAAAAGCGGGGTTAAAAAAAGCTTTCAACGCATTAACACCGGGACGGCAAAGAGCGTATATTTTTTATTTCTCTCAACCCAAACAATCCAAAACCCGTGAGGCAAGGGTTGAAAAATGCATCCCGGATATTCTAAACGGAAAGGGATTAAATGATTAA
- a CDS encoding DUF4256 domain-containing protein has product MKSNKKKLSSEQNDELLRILKARFEKNMQRHKGLDWAAIQAKLKADPGKLWSLDEMESTGGEPDVIGFDKKTDEYIFVDCSAESPKGRRSICYDHEALESRKEHKPANSAIEMAADMGIELLTEEQYRALQQLGEFDTKTSSWLTTPPAIRKLGGAIFGDRRFNTVFVYHNGAESYYAARAFRGVLRV; this is encoded by the coding sequence ATGAAAAGCAATAAAAAGAAATTATCATCTGAACAAAATGATGAACTACTCCGCATATTAAAAGCCCGTTTTGAAAAAAACATGCAACGTCATAAAGGACTTGATTGGGCAGCAATACAAGCAAAACTAAAAGCCGATCCCGGAAAACTTTGGTCACTCGACGAAATGGAAAGCACCGGCGGAGAGCCCGATGTTATTGGCTTTGATAAAAAGACTGATGAATATATTTTTGTTGACTGCTCCGCAGAAAGCCCTAAAGGCCGCAGAAGTATTTGTTATGATCATGAAGCATTAGAATCAAGAAAAGAACATAAACCTGCAAACAGTGCCATTGAAATGGCTGCCGACATGGGCATTGAACTTTTAACAGAAGAACAATACCGGGCATTGCAGCAATTGGGAGAATTTGATACTAAAACCTCCAGCTGGCTCACAACACCACCTGCCATCAGAAAACTCGGCGGTGCCATTTTCGGAGATCGTCGCTTCAACACTGTTTTTGTATATCACAACGGCGCAGAATCTTACTACGCTGCAAGAGCATTCCGTGGAGTACTGAGGGTGTGA
- a CDS encoding type II toxin-antitoxin system HigB family toxin: MRIIAKKILRDFWEVHPDSEQQLKAWYQETAKAEWTTPNEIKAEYPSASFLPGNRIVFNIKGNHYRLIVKINYDYQMIWIRFIGTHAGYDKINAKTI; encoded by the coding sequence TTGAGAATTATCGCAAAGAAAATTTTAAGAGACTTCTGGGAGGTGCATCCAGACAGTGAACAGCAATTAAAGGCATGGTATCAGGAAACTGCAAAAGCCGAATGGACAACTCCGAATGAAATAAAAGCCGAGTACCCAAGTGCAAGTTTCTTACCAGGCAACAGAATTGTATTTAATATTAAAGGAAATCATTACAGGCTGATAGTAAAAATTAACTACGACTATCAAATGATTTGGATTCGCTTTATTGGCACACATGCCGGGTATGATAAAATAAATGCTAAAACAATTTAA
- a CDS encoding helix-turn-helix domain-containing protein, producing MNIKPIRTKKDYEQALERLDVIFDAKKGTNKGDELEILGMLIEKYENEKFPINFPDPVEAIKFRMEQLGYSQTDLANVVGLKSRASEILNRKRKLSLEMIRQLHDRLNIPTEVLIQAY from the coding sequence ATGAACATTAAACCAATTAGAACAAAAAAAGATTACGAACAAGCTCTTGAAAGACTTGATGTAATTTTTGATGCAAAAAAGGGTACAAATAAAGGTGATGAGTTAGAAATATTGGGAATGTTAATTGAAAAATATGAAAATGAAAAATTCCCAATAAACTTCCCCGACCCTGTAGAAGCAATTAAATTCAGAATGGAGCAACTTGGATATAGTCAAACAGATTTAGCAAATGTTGTGGGACTAAAAAGCCGGGCCAGCGAAATTTTAAATCGGAAAAGAAAACTTTCACTTGAAATGATCAGACAACTTCACGATAGGTTAAATATTCCTACCGAAGTTTTAATCCAAGCTTACTAA
- the katG gene encoding catalase/peroxidase HPI, with the protein MENNTNTGGGKCPFTSGMLKSSAGSGPSNRDWWPNQLNLGILRQHSSLSNPMGESFDYATEFKSIDLDALKKEIYELMTTSQDWWPADYGHYGPFFIRMAWHSAGTYRIHDGRGGGGFGTQRFAPLNSWPDNANLDKARLLLWPIKKKYGRKISWADLMILAGNCALESMGFKTFGFGGGRADVWEPSEDIYWGSETKWLGDKRYTGNRELENPLGAVQMGLIYVNPEGPNGNPDPLAAARDIRETFRRMAMDDEETVALIAGGHTFGKTHGAADPGKYVGREPAAASIEEQSLGWKNTFGKGNAEDTITSGLEGAWTTTPTKWSNNFFENLFGYEWELTKSPAGAHQWKPKGNAGEGLVPDAHDPSKRHAPFMLTTDLALRIDPAYEKISKRFHENPDQFADAFARAWFKLTHRDMGPRVRYLGKEVPAEELIWQDPVPAVTHELINAADIAALKAKILASGLSVSELVSTAWASASTFRGSDKRGGANGARIRLAPQKYWEVNDPSQLSKVLDTLESIQKDFNSAGGNKKVSLADLIVLGGCAAIEQAAKNGGHAVTVPFTPGRTDATQEQTDVESFAVLEPAADGFRNYIKHKAATGSPEAMLIDKAQLLTLTAPELTVLVGGLRVLNANTGRSKHGVFTNRVDSLTNDFFTNLIDFGTTWKATSDAKVEFEGSDRKTGQVKWTASRVDLIFGSNSELRAIAEVYACEDAKDKFVNDFVAAWTKVMNLDRFDLV; encoded by the coding sequence ATGGAAAATAACACAAATACTGGTGGAGGGAAGTGTCCGTTTACCAGTGGTATGCTAAAGAGCAGCGCAGGCAGTGGTCCGAGCAACCGTGACTGGTGGCCCAATCAATTGAATTTAGGGATCCTTCGTCAGCACTCTTCGCTATCAAATCCGATGGGAGAGTCGTTTGACTACGCAACCGAATTCAAAAGCATCGACCTTGATGCTTTAAAGAAAGAGATATATGAACTAATGACCACCTCTCAAGACTGGTGGCCTGCAGATTATGGACATTATGGTCCGTTCTTTATCCGTATGGCATGGCATAGTGCCGGTACGTATCGTATCCACGATGGTCGTGGTGGTGGCGGATTTGGCACACAGCGTTTTGCACCGCTGAATAGCTGGCCTGATAATGCCAATCTGGACAAGGCCCGTTTATTATTATGGCCGATCAAAAAGAAATATGGCAGAAAGATTTCGTGGGCTGATCTGATGATCCTTGCCGGTAACTGTGCGCTGGAATCGATGGGCTTTAAGACCTTTGGTTTTGGCGGCGGACGTGCAGATGTATGGGAACCATCTGAAGATATTTATTGGGGTTCTGAAACAAAGTGGTTAGGAGACAAGCGCTATACCGGTAATCGTGAATTGGAAAATCCGTTGGGTGCTGTGCAGATGGGGTTGATCTATGTGAATCCGGAAGGGCCTAACGGTAACCCTGATCCATTGGCAGCGGCTCGTGATATTCGTGAGACGTTTCGTCGTATGGCAATGGATGATGAAGAAACAGTAGCGTTGATCGCAGGTGGTCACACGTTTGGTAAAACACATGGTGCTGCAGATCCGGGTAAATATGTTGGCAGAGAACCAGCTGCTGCAAGTATTGAAGAGCAAAGCCTGGGTTGGAAAAATACTTTTGGCAAAGGAAATGCAGAAGATACTATTACCAGTGGTTTAGAAGGCGCATGGACCACCACACCAACAAAATGGAGCAATAACTTTTTTGAGAACCTGTTTGGCTACGAATGGGAATTGACAAAGAGTCCGGCCGGTGCTCATCAATGGAAACCAAAAGGAAATGCCGGCGAAGGGTTGGTGCCTGATGCACATGATCCTTCCAAACGCCATGCACCGTTTATGCTGACAACTGATCTGGCATTGAGAATTGACCCTGCATATGAAAAGATATCTAAACGTTTTCACGAAAACCCTGATCAGTTTGCGGATGCGTTTGCCCGTGCATGGTTCAAACTAACGCACAGGGATATGGGGCCACGTGTTCGTTATTTGGGTAAAGAAGTACCTGCTGAAGAACTGATCTGGCAAGATCCTGTTCCTGCGGTTACGCATGAACTGATCAATGCTGCAGATATTGCTGCATTAAAAGCGAAAATATTGGCGAGCGGATTGTCTGTGTCTGAACTGGTATCTACTGCCTGGGCATCTGCCTCTACTTTCCGTGGTTCTGACAAACGTGGTGGTGCTAACGGTGCCCGTATACGCTTGGCGCCGCAAAAATATTGGGAAGTAAATGATCCATCTCAATTATCGAAAGTGCTGGATACATTGGAAAGCATTCAAAAAGATTTTAATAGCGCCGGTGGAAATAAAAAAGTGTCGTTGGCCGACCTGATCGTATTGGGCGGATGTGCAGCTATTGAACAGGCTGCAAAAAATGGTGGTCATGCGGTGACTGTACCATTTACACCTGGCCGTACTGATGCAACGCAGGAACAAACCGATGTGGAATCTTTTGCTGTGCTTGAACCGGCTGCAGATGGTTTCCGTAATTATATAAAACATAAAGCGGCTACTGGATCTCCGGAAGCAATGTTGATCGATAAGGCGCAACTGCTTACATTAACGGCGCCTGAATTGACGGTGCTTGTTGGAGGATTGCGTGTGCTGAATGCAAATACCGGTCGATCTAAACATGGTGTATTTACCAACCGCGTAGATTCGCTTACCAATGATTTCTTTACCAACCTGATCGATTTTGGAACAACATGGAAAGCAACTTCAGATGCGAAAGTAGAGTTTGAAGGCAGTGATCGTAAGACAGGACAGGTGAAATGGACAGCAAGCAGGGTTGATCTTATCTTTGGTTCTAACTCAGAATTACGTGCTATTGCAGAAGTGTATGCATGTGAAGATGCGAAAGATAAATTTGTAAATGATTTTGTTGCTGCATGGACTAAGGTGATGAATTTAGATCGTTTTGATCTTGTTTGA
- a CDS encoding COG4705 family protein: MDKLNKVAKVTLIFWVMKIVATTLGETLGDFISMTLDLGYTIGIGITLLFFLIILLTQLSVKKYIPVIYWSVIVGTTTLGTEISDYIDRSLHLGYALGSLILICCLLFSLFLWNRRYKDLSVYPIAERSKEIYYWVAILFSNSLGTAFGDFLSDNMGLSYLSGALITGIIIAIVALLHYYTKINHILLFWIAFIFTRPFGATFGDFLTKPLSKGGLDLGTLPSSLVSIAILMMLIFISHRQNNRSIPA; this comes from the coding sequence ATGGATAAATTGAATAAAGTAGCTAAAGTCACCCTCATATTCTGGGTGATGAAGATTGTTGCTACAACTTTAGGGGAAACACTGGGAGACTTTATTTCTATGACCCTTGATCTGGGGTATACTATAGGAATAGGAATTACATTATTATTTTTTTTGATCATTCTCCTTACACAACTCTCTGTCAAAAAATATATCCCCGTAATTTATTGGTCAGTGATCGTTGGCACAACTACTTTAGGCACAGAAATCTCCGACTATATTGACAGGTCTCTGCATCTGGGATATGCCCTCGGCAGTTTGATACTCATCTGTTGTTTACTCTTTTCTTTGTTCTTATGGAACAGGCGCTACAAAGATCTTAGTGTATATCCTATAGCAGAAAGATCAAAAGAAATTTATTATTGGGTAGCCATTCTTTTCTCCAATAGTTTAGGAACAGCATTCGGAGATTTTCTAAGTGATAATATGGGGTTAAGCTATTTATCCGGCGCATTGATTACTGGAATCATCATCGCAATAGTTGCGTTACTTCATTATTACACAAAGATCAATCACATACTTTTATTTTGGATAGCATTTATTTTTACCAGGCCCTTTGGTGCAACTTTTGGCGACTTCCTTACAAAGCCATTATCAAAAGGAGGATTAGACCTCGGAACTTTACCCTCTTCTTTAGTGTCAATCGCAATTTTGATGATGCTCATTTTTATTTCGCATCGACAAAATAACAGATCGATCCCGGCATAG
- a CDS encoding pirin family protein has product MSNINLIIEERATSIGKFMVGRLLPFRQKRMVGPFIYIDHMGPVKMNERENFDVLPHPHIGLSTLTFLFEGNIMHRDTLGTEVEIKPGAVNWMTAGKGIVHSERTPEYLRHSDKNMHGLQIWVALPKELEQIDPSFFHIDKEQIPAWTEGSLQFKLVAGEAFGKRSPVPVYSKLFMIEIKSTEKQEVDISHALYGESGLYILEGNIESDGNVYEPKQLLVAKDGSLCKFTIGANSTIYIFGGEPFPEERLIDWNFVATNKELIDEAKQKWAAQQFDKIKGDETEFVPYPSLKK; this is encoded by the coding sequence ATGTCAAACATCAATCTTATTATAGAAGAGAGAGCCACTAGCATTGGCAAATTCATGGTAGGACGTTTACTCCCCTTCCGGCAAAAAAGAATGGTAGGTCCATTCATTTATATCGACCATATGGGTCCCGTCAAAATGAATGAACGGGAAAATTTTGATGTGCTGCCACATCCGCACATTGGGTTATCCACGCTTACGTTTTTATTTGAAGGAAATATCATGCATCGGGATACACTGGGTACAGAGGTAGAAATAAAACCCGGAGCTGTAAACTGGATGACGGCAGGAAAAGGCATTGTTCATTCTGAACGAACACCTGAATATTTACGCCATTCCGATAAGAACATGCATGGCTTACAGATCTGGGTGGCGCTGCCGAAAGAACTGGAACAAATAGATCCCTCTTTTTTTCATATCGATAAAGAACAGATCCCTGCCTGGACCGAAGGAAGTCTCCAATTTAAATTAGTGGCCGGCGAAGCCTTTGGCAAAAGATCTCCCGTACCTGTCTATAGCAAACTCTTTATGATCGAAATAAAAAGCACAGAAAAACAAGAGGTGGATATAAGCCATGCATTATATGGCGAATCAGGTTTGTATATTCTCGAAGGAAATATTGAAAGCGATGGCAATGTGTACGAACCAAAACAATTATTGGTAGCAAAAGATGGAAGCCTTTGTAAATTTACCATCGGAGCAAATAGCACCATTTATATTTTTGGTGGCGAACCTTTTCCGGAAGAAAGATTGATCGATTGGAATTTTGTTGCTACCAACAAAGAACTCATCGATGAAGCAAAGCAAAAATGGGCAGCGCAACAATTTGATAAAATAAAAGGTGATGAAACAGAATTTGTACCCTACCCCTCATTAAAAAAATAA
- a CDS encoding OsmC family protein — translation MASVSSNIKKELYKIEITSPSGNVVIADEPIANGGKDLGFSPKELLASALTACTSATVRMYADRKGWPLEEVNVEVELEYIQETNKTVINRKIAFVGNLDDAQTARLLSVANACPVHKILSNPIEINTTIK, via the coding sequence ATGGCAAGCGTATCATCCAACATAAAAAAAGAGTTATACAAAATTGAAATAACATCTCCATCAGGCAATGTGGTGATTGCTGATGAACCAATAGCCAACGGAGGAAAAGACCTCGGATTTTCTCCAAAAGAATTATTAGCATCCGCATTGACCGCTTGCACAAGTGCAACAGTGAGAATGTATGCCGACAGAAAAGGATGGCCGTTAGAAGAAGTGAATGTTGAGGTAGAACTGGAATATATCCAGGAAACCAACAAGACAGTGATCAATAGAAAAATAGCATTCGTCGGGAATTTGGATGATGCACAAACAGCAAGGCTCTTATCAGTGGCCAATGCCTGTCCGGTGCATAAGATATTAAGCAACCCGATAGAAATTAACACTACAATTAAGTAG